A genomic window from Luteolibacter sp. LG18 includes:
- a CDS encoding serine protease produces MNIRRPTCVPVLSHAFGILLAGLPTLHAAGVAVVKEQDFHRDESATPLVYLERFDSGAPFVKFRMANTTSTVDRSKLAGYVDVPSSIPPNIRTEADIQPLRQSLDQMNAFAKRFPKSEPLLKANIDLAAKHVREFDDGKVRYSGNWITKADFANIQKDLDQKAAKFKQEEDAQAEVAHKRRMEREQFERDQRSKGLEEFEGNWLPRGQVIELQRRAQATKEAVAAVESKSINNSIFSILQVTEDGCLATVRKGSVKTGGFDTTVVFIFGGAKGLTADGDTYKGNLYWCGTYSYKSVAGIERSVNAYCPTKADAVAVMKKRLGIEDVPGERSGAVAAATSSHPTVPECLRGAKASGSGFFIGNQGYFVTNAHVVENSLGVSIYHGGEKLKAEVVTIDKSADLAVLKVDQPHKGIVFAPGDADVGQDIFAIGFPQPELQGLEVKLTKGVISSRKGMADDDSKFQVDAAVQPGNSGGPLCDPSGNLVGVIVSGLNQIAVASVTGAIPQNVNYAIKCREVRRLLSSKNIDFSTPANGASSLKAATDTCGIVIVR; encoded by the coding sequence ATGAATATCAGGCGCCCCACCTGCGTTCCCGTCCTGTCACACGCTTTCGGCATCCTCCTCGCCGGTCTGCCGACACTTCACGCCGCGGGCGTGGCCGTGGTGAAGGAACAGGACTTTCACCGTGATGAATCGGCGACTCCCCTCGTCTACCTCGAACGCTTCGATTCGGGAGCACCTTTCGTGAAGTTCAGGATGGCGAACACCACCTCGACCGTGGATCGCTCGAAACTCGCGGGTTACGTGGACGTCCCCTCCTCGATCCCACCGAACATCCGGACCGAGGCCGATATCCAGCCGCTGCGCCAGTCACTGGATCAGATGAACGCCTTCGCCAAACGCTTCCCCAAAAGCGAACCACTGCTCAAGGCGAACATTGATCTCGCGGCCAAACACGTGAGGGAGTTCGACGATGGAAAGGTCCGCTATAGTGGCAACTGGATCACCAAAGCCGATTTCGCCAATATCCAGAAGGACCTGGATCAAAAGGCGGCAAAATTCAAACAAGAGGAGGACGCCCAGGCCGAAGTCGCACACAAGCGGCGGATGGAACGGGAACAATTCGAACGAGACCAACGGAGCAAGGGGTTGGAAGAGTTCGAAGGCAACTGGCTGCCACGCGGACAGGTGATCGAACTCCAGCGGCGGGCCCAGGCCACCAAGGAGGCGGTGGCGGCCGTGGAGTCCAAATCGATCAACAACAGCATTTTTTCGATCCTCCAGGTGACCGAGGACGGATGCCTGGCCACCGTGAGGAAAGGCTCCGTGAAAACGGGAGGCTTCGACACCACCGTGGTGTTTATCTTTGGCGGCGCGAAGGGCCTGACGGCGGATGGAGACACCTACAAGGGGAACCTCTACTGGTGCGGCACCTACAGTTACAAGAGCGTGGCCGGAATCGAGAGATCGGTGAACGCCTATTGCCCCACCAAAGCCGACGCGGTGGCAGTGATGAAAAAGCGTCTTGGCATCGAAGACGTCCCCGGGGAAAGGAGCGGCGCGGTCGCCGCGGCCACCTCATCCCACCCAACTGTCCCGGAGTGCCTGCGTGGGGCAAAAGCGTCCGGCTCCGGCTTCTTTATCGGCAATCAGGGATACTTCGTCACCAACGCACATGTGGTGGAAAACAGTCTGGGAGTTTCCATCTATCACGGTGGGGAGAAGCTGAAGGCGGAAGTGGTGACCATCGACAAAAGCGCCGACCTGGCGGTGCTGAAAGTGGACCAACCCCACAAGGGAATCGTGTTTGCTCCGGGAGACGCGGACGTGGGCCAGGACATTTTCGCCATCGGGTTTCCCCAGCCGGAATTGCAAGGATTGGAGGTCAAGCTCACCAAGGGTGTGATCAGCAGCCGCAAGGGCATGGCGGACGATGATTCAAAGTTCCAGGTCGACGCGGCGGTGCAGCCCGGCAATTCCGGCGGCCCGCTGTGCGATCCCTCGGGCAACCTCGTGGGAGTGATCGTTTCGGGCCTCAACCAGATCGCCGTGGCCAGCGTGACCGGAGCCATTCCCCAAAACGTGAACTATGCGATCAAATGCCGGGAGGTGCGGCGGCTGCTGTCGTCCAAAAACATCGATTTCAGCACTCCTGCGAACGGGGCCTCCAGCCTCAAGGCCGCCACCGATACCTGCGGCATCGTGATCGTCCGCTGA
- a CDS encoding phospholipase D-like domain-containing protein → MRELILNEEIYPRVIEDLIPAARRFLWIITADIKDLHVIRGKRSVPLLAVLADLVESGVAVRLIHAKEPGPRFRADFDRHPALIESDLFERVLCPRVHTKAVLADGKKAFIGSPNLTGAGMGAKHPDKRNFEAGFLTDEPEDLRKLVQWVDELFIGDYCGRCRLRDRCPDPLDGD, encoded by the coding sequence GTGCGCGAACTGATCCTCAACGAGGAGATTTACCCCCGGGTCATCGAGGATCTGATCCCGGCGGCGCGGCGTTTCCTGTGGATCATCACCGCGGACATCAAGGATCTCCACGTGATCCGGGGCAAACGCTCGGTACCGCTGCTGGCTGTATTGGCGGACCTCGTGGAAAGCGGAGTGGCGGTGCGGTTGATCCACGCCAAGGAGCCCGGGCCGCGGTTCCGGGCGGATTTCGACCGGCATCCGGCGCTGATCGAGAGCGACCTGTTCGAGCGCGTGCTGTGCCCTCGCGTCCACACCAAGGCGGTGCTCGCGGACGGGAAAAAAGCGTTCATCGGCTCCCCGAACCTCACCGGCGCGGGCATGGGCGCGAAACACCCGGACAAGCGCAATTTCGAGGCCGGCTTCCTGACCGACGAACCCGAGGACCTGCGCAAGCTGGTACAATGGGTGGACGAACTCTTCATCGGGGATTACTGCGGGCGCTGCCGCCTGCGCGACCGCTGCCCGGACCCGCTGGATGGAGACTGA
- a CDS encoding methyltransferase: protein MNPALEPLMLVFAGEDDLPVPTHALFLGAEPHEALKAWPEVTGWQPFKPLADAWDAAGFKRVDTPEGKWPVVLVLPGKAKDETLALFAMAYDLLEDGGTLVAAMPNTAGASRFEKELAKAAGHIATLSKNKCRAFHAVKDGRWNLATVEEWRALGAVRTIPDTTFLVQAGVFSSEHVDPGSRFLTTHLPRGMRGHVADLGAGWGYLARWIDDHCPAVTRIDLHEADARALDLARRNLADTDIEVDFLWNDVAAGLHHVYDAIVMNPPFHSGQLTDVGLGKAFIHSAARALKRGGKLYLVANRQLPYEAELDAAGFAWRKAGEDPTFKVLIAEKRA, encoded by the coding sequence ATGAACCCCGCCCTTGAACCCCTGATGCTGGTCTTCGCCGGTGAGGATGACCTGCCGGTGCCGACGCACGCCCTGTTCCTGGGAGCGGAGCCGCACGAGGCGCTGAAGGCCTGGCCGGAGGTCACCGGCTGGCAGCCGTTCAAGCCACTGGCGGACGCGTGGGACGCCGCGGGCTTCAAGCGCGTGGACACGCCGGAGGGCAAGTGGCCGGTGGTGCTGGTGCTGCCGGGCAAGGCGAAGGACGAGACGCTCGCCCTCTTCGCCATGGCCTACGATCTCCTGGAAGACGGCGGCACACTGGTGGCCGCGATGCCGAACACCGCCGGGGCCTCCCGTTTCGAAAAGGAGTTGGCGAAGGCCGCGGGCCACATCGCCACGCTCTCGAAGAACAAGTGCCGCGCCTTCCACGCCGTGAAGGACGGCCGCTGGAACCTCGCGACAGTGGAGGAATGGCGCGCGCTCGGCGCGGTGCGCACCATTCCGGACACGACTTTCCTCGTGCAGGCCGGGGTGTTCAGCTCCGAGCACGTCGATCCCGGCTCGCGGTTCCTCACCACCCACCTGCCGCGAGGCATGCGCGGGCACGTGGCCGATCTCGGCGCGGGCTGGGGCTACCTCGCCCGCTGGATCGACGACCACTGCCCGGCCGTGACCCGCATCGACCTCCACGAAGCCGATGCCCGCGCGCTGGACCTGGCCCGCAGGAACCTCGCCGACACCGACATCGAGGTGGACTTCCTCTGGAACGACGTCGCGGCGGGCCTGCACCACGTCTACGACGCGATCGTGATGAACCCGCCCTTCCACTCCGGCCAGCTCACGGACGTGGGCCTCGGCAAGGCCTTCATCCACTCCGCGGCGCGGGCTCTGAAGCGCGGCGGGAAACTTTATCTGGTGGCGAACCGCCAGCTCCCCTACGAGGCGGAGCTCGATGCCGCCGGGTTCGCCTGGCGGAAAGCCGGCGAGGACCCCACCTTCAAGGTTCTCATCGCCGAGAAACGCGCGTAA
- a CDS encoding pseudouridine synthase — protein sequence MKLVKLLANLGYGSRREVERFLKAGAVTDTDGNVLGERDLPPHDRILFKGEPLDQIGPLTIIVNKPDGYTCSKDDPDVTVYDLLPPRFEHRNPTLSSVGRLDKDTTGMLLMTDDGPLLHRIIHPKYNLGKVYHVTLDRPLEGHEAELFASGNLTLRNEGKPLLPAELEVLGEKEALITLHEGRYHQVRRMFAAAGNHVLALKRISIGGLKLPDDLEEGDWRVVTPEELDVLFGRTAAPAQ from the coding sequence GTGAAACTCGTCAAACTCCTCGCCAACCTCGGCTACGGCTCGCGCCGCGAGGTCGAACGCTTCCTCAAGGCCGGCGCTGTCACCGACACGGACGGCAACGTCCTCGGCGAGCGCGATCTCCCGCCGCACGACCGGATCCTCTTCAAGGGCGAGCCTCTCGATCAGATCGGCCCGCTGACCATCATCGTCAACAAACCGGACGGCTACACGTGCAGCAAGGACGACCCGGACGTGACCGTCTACGACCTGCTGCCGCCGCGCTTCGAGCACCGCAACCCGACGCTCAGCTCCGTGGGCCGCCTCGACAAGGACACCACCGGCATGCTGCTGATGACGGACGACGGCCCGCTGCTGCACCGCATCATCCACCCGAAGTACAACCTCGGGAAGGTCTACCACGTCACCCTCGACCGCCCGCTGGAAGGCCACGAGGCGGAGCTTTTCGCCAGCGGCAACCTGACGCTGCGCAACGAGGGCAAGCCGCTGCTGCCCGCGGAGCTGGAGGTTCTCGGCGAGAAGGAGGCGCTCATCACCCTCCACGAAGGCCGCTACCATCAGGTGCGCCGGATGTTCGCCGCCGCCGGCAACCACGTGCTGGCCCTCAAGCGCATCTCGATCGGCGGATTGAAACTTCCGGACGACCTGGAGGAAGGCGACTGGCGGGTGGTCACCCCGGAGGAGCTGGATGTGCTGTTCGGAAGAACGGCGGCCCCGGCCCAGTAA
- a CDS encoding archaemetzincin: protein MKGFSDSPLPTLLVVALIGLGAWAIKAKSAARELPAKSLESLDAATRRAFTADDGFQPKKPPGPNDWLAQHKESGQTFDQYTASRPNLPDTTRRKLYILPIGGFEKGVAPDLGKLKDYTAAYFHPMPVELLPVVSDQDVPAASRENPYSHKRQWKSVDILGWLPPKLPADAYALLAVTMTDLYPDDAWNFVFGQASLSGRVGVFSFARYHPSWDGEPVGAKTETLVLGRAAKVLTHEMGHMFGLQHCTAYECNLNGANHLAEADATPMHLCPVCLRKLHHAIRFDPAARYQALAGFYLANGFDAEATWTNKRLEAIKTAR from the coding sequence ATGAAGGGATTCTCCGACTCGCCCCTGCCGACGCTGCTGGTGGTGGCGTTGATCGGGCTGGGGGCGTGGGCGATCAAGGCGAAGTCCGCCGCGCGGGAGCTGCCCGCGAAATCGTTGGAGAGCCTTGATGCCGCCACGCGCCGCGCCTTCACGGCGGACGACGGGTTCCAACCGAAGAAGCCACCCGGCCCGAACGACTGGCTCGCCCAGCACAAGGAGTCCGGCCAGACCTTCGATCAATACACCGCGTCCCGCCCGAACCTCCCGGACACCACCCGCCGCAAGCTCTACATCCTGCCCATCGGCGGTTTCGAAAAAGGCGTGGCTCCGGACCTGGGGAAGCTGAAGGACTACACCGCGGCCTATTTCCATCCCATGCCGGTGGAGCTGCTGCCCGTGGTTTCCGACCAGGATGTCCCCGCGGCCTCGCGCGAGAATCCCTACTCCCACAAGCGCCAGTGGAAGAGCGTGGACATCCTCGGCTGGCTGCCGCCGAAACTTCCCGCCGATGCCTACGCGCTGCTGGCGGTGACGATGACGGATCTCTATCCAGACGACGCGTGGAACTTCGTCTTCGGCCAGGCCTCGCTGAGCGGTCGGGTCGGGGTCTTCAGCTTCGCCCGCTATCATCCTTCGTGGGACGGGGAACCGGTGGGAGCGAAGACGGAAACCCTCGTGCTGGGCCGCGCCGCCAAGGTGCTCACCCATGAGATGGGCCACATGTTCGGCCTCCAGCATTGCACCGCCTACGAGTGCAACCTGAACGGCGCGAACCACCTCGCCGAGGCGGATGCCACGCCGATGCATCTCTGCCCGGTGTGCCTGAGGAAACTCCACCACGCGATCCGCTTCGATCCCGCCGCCCGCTATCAGGCACTCGCGGGGTTCTACCTGGCGAACGGCTTCGATGCCGAGGCCACGTGGACCAACAAGCGCCTGGAAGCGATCAAGACCGCGCGGTGA
- the lysS gene encoding lysine--tRNA ligase: MSEAAPTPTHSTEAELIAVRREKLAKLRELGVEAFGARFETTSTPAALRAAAPAPAVEGEEAAPDTWTGQKVRVAGRLTAIRDMGKSVFFQLADIEGGIQGHVGLKNLSEEQAAIWKCLDRGDWIGIEGETFVTRTGEPTVKVESFTVLSKSLRPMPDKWHGVADRETIYRKRHLDLMANQDSADIFLKRFQIIAEIRNFFQTRGFLEVETPMLQDVSGGAAARPFETHHNALGMPLTLRIAPELFLKRLLVGGFTKIFELNRNFRNEGISRRHNPEFTMLEAYWAFSDFEEMADLVEEMTCQLAEKFCGGLQIDQKDPEGNVVRSINLARPWKRANYHDLIAAAAGDDFFTITAQERRERCDTLGVQISPDMADHEVIQQVFEKLVEEKTFDPCFVTRVSSELVPLAKLSPGGRTVEVYELIINGQEISPGYSELNDPDVQRERLEHQSGEETQKVDYDFIETLEHGMPPAGGIGIGIDRLVMMLTGAASIRDAILFPLLKRKD, encoded by the coding sequence ATGAGCGAAGCCGCCCCGACCCCAACGCACTCCACCGAAGCCGAACTGATCGCCGTCCGCCGGGAGAAGCTCGCGAAACTGCGTGAACTCGGCGTCGAGGCCTTCGGTGCCCGCTTCGAAACCACTTCCACCCCGGCCGCCCTGCGCGCCGCCGCTCCGGCCCCCGCCGTCGAGGGCGAGGAAGCCGCTCCCGACACCTGGACCGGCCAGAAGGTCCGCGTCGCCGGCCGCCTCACCGCCATCCGGGACATGGGCAAGTCCGTGTTCTTCCAGCTCGCCGACATCGAGGGCGGCATCCAGGGCCACGTCGGCCTCAAGAACCTCTCCGAGGAACAGGCCGCCATCTGGAAGTGCCTCGACCGTGGCGACTGGATCGGCATCGAGGGCGAAACCTTCGTCACCCGCACCGGCGAGCCGACCGTGAAGGTCGAGTCCTTCACCGTGCTTTCGAAGTCCCTGCGCCCGATGCCGGACAAGTGGCACGGCGTGGCCGACCGCGAGACGATCTACCGCAAGCGCCACCTCGACCTGATGGCGAACCAGGACAGCGCGGACATCTTCCTCAAGCGCTTCCAGATCATCGCCGAGATCCGCAATTTCTTCCAGACCCGCGGCTTCCTCGAGGTCGAGACCCCGATGCTCCAGGACGTGTCCGGCGGCGCCGCCGCGCGCCCGTTCGAGACGCACCACAACGCGCTCGGCATGCCGCTCACCCTGCGCATCGCGCCGGAGCTGTTCCTGAAGCGCCTGCTCGTCGGCGGCTTCACCAAGATCTTCGAACTCAACCGCAACTTCCGCAACGAGGGCATCTCCCGCCGCCACAACCCCGAGTTCACCATGCTGGAGGCCTACTGGGCCTTCTCGGACTTCGAGGAAATGGCGGATCTCGTCGAGGAAATGACCTGCCAGCTTGCCGAGAAGTTCTGCGGCGGCCTCCAGATCGACCAGAAGGACCCGGAAGGCAACGTCGTGCGCTCGATCAACCTCGCCCGTCCGTGGAAGCGCGCGAACTACCACGACCTCATCGCCGCTGCCGCCGGTGACGACTTCTTCACCATCACCGCTCAGGAGCGTCGCGAGCGCTGCGACACCCTCGGCGTGCAGATCTCGCCGGACATGGCGGACCACGAGGTGATCCAGCAGGTCTTCGAGAAGCTGGTGGAGGAAAAGACCTTCGACCCCTGCTTCGTCACCCGCGTCTCCAGCGAACTCGTCCCACTGGCGAAACTCAGCCCCGGCGGCCGCACCGTGGAGGTATACGAGCTCATCATCAACGGCCAGGAAATCTCCCCCGGCTACTCCGAACTCAACGACCCGGACGTCCAGCGCGAGCGCCTGGAGCACCAGTCCGGCGAGGAAACGCAGAAGGTCGACTACGATTTCATCGAGACCCTCGAGCACGGCATGCCGCCCGCGGGTGGCATCGGCATCGGCATCGACCGCCTCGTGATGATGCTCACCGGCGCCGCCTCCATCCGCGATGCCATCCTCTTCCCGCTGCTGAAGCGGAAGGATTAA